The following are from one region of the Candidatus Rokuibacteriota bacterium genome:
- a CDS encoding type II toxin-antitoxin system VapC family toxin: MRFWDTSALVALVVAERATVEVERWVREDPEVVVWTLTRVELLSALARRRRQEPGATRRLLTARREILSAWRHWSEVTAVETVRRYAERIVETHPVRAADALQIGAALVAAEDDPATIEFVTLDQQQAIAAEREGFHVLSAD, from the coding sequence GTGAGGTTCTGGGATACCTCCGCGCTCGTTGCCCTGGTCGTCGCCGAACGGGCCACCGTCGAAGTTGAGCGCTGGGTGCGTGAAGACCCCGAAGTCGTCGTCTGGACGCTCACACGGGTGGAGCTCCTGTCCGCTCTCGCGCGCCGCCGGCGGCAGGAACCTGGCGCTACCCGGCGTCTTCTCACTGCCCGCCGGGAGATTCTAAGCGCCTGGCGGCATTGGTCCGAGGTGACGGCGGTGGAAACGGTCCGGCGTTATGCCGAGCGCATCGTGGAGACTCATCCCGTGAGGGCGGCCGACGCCCTTCAGATCGGCGCTGCTCTTGTTGCCGCCGAGGACGATCCGGCGACGATCGAGTTCGTGACCCTGGACCAACAGCAGGCCATCGCTGCAGAGCGCGAGGGATTTCACGTGCTGAGCGCGGACTGA
- a CDS encoding PIN domain-containing protein, giving the protein MSRIFWDTNLFIYLIEDYGEFSERAAALRKRMLSRNDQLYTSALTLGEVLVKPAEAGSEPLRQKYEAAIVTGSVVIPFNLDAARIYASIRRDRDIRPPDAIQLACAAHARVDLFITNDDRLTEKTIPGIQFVTSLSKSPL; this is encoded by the coding sequence ATGAGTCGGATCTTTTGGGACACGAACCTGTTTATCTACTTGATCGAGGACTACGGCGAGTTCTCCGAACGGGCAGCAGCGCTGCGTAAGCGGATGTTGAGTCGAAACGACCAGCTCTACACGTCGGCGCTGACGCTCGGCGAGGTGCTCGTGAAGCCCGCTGAAGCGGGGAGCGAGCCCCTCAGACAGAAATACGAAGCCGCCATCGTTACCGGATCCGTTGTAATTCCGTTCAATCTAGACGCTGCTCGCATCTACGCGAGCATTCGCCGGGACCGGGACATCCGGCCTCCCGATGCGATTCAACTTGCTTGTGCGGCCCACGCCCGGGTGGACCTCTTCATCACCAACGACGACCGACTGACGGAAAAGACCATACCGGGCATTCAGTTTGTCACGTCCCTCTCAAAATCCCCCCTTTAG
- a CDS encoding DUF4258 domain-containing protein codes for MAEPVTEYVITPHAAFEMQRRRLSEEMIRAVLAAPEQQLHLRPGRVVLQSRISVGVPPRTYLIRVFVDVGRDPPEVVTAYRTSKISKYWEEGP; via the coding sequence ATGGCAGAGCCGGTGACCGAATATGTCATTACGCCACATGCGGCGTTCGAGATGCAACGGCGTCGGCTGAGTGAGGAAATGATCCGAGCGGTTCTTGCTGCGCCTGAGCAGCAGCTCCACCTGCGTCCCGGACGGGTCGTCCTCCAATCGCGGATTTCTGTAGGAGTTCCCCCCAGGACGTACCTTATCCGGGTGTTCGTGGATGTCGGCCGTGATCCTCCAGAAGTCGTGACCGCATATCGCACCAGCAAGATTTCCAAGTACTGGGAGGAAGGACCATGA
- a CDS encoding DUF2283 domain-containing protein, with protein MKVAYDPRTDTLSVILKENTHVAESDEDKPGVILDYDEEGNLVSLEILDASKRVTDTRKMEFQLTE; from the coding sequence ATGAAGGTCGCTTACGATCCGAGAACGGATACGCTCAGTGTGATCCTGAAGGAGAACACACACGTCGCGGAGAGCGATGAGGATAAGCCAGGCGTCATTCTAGACTACGACGAAGAGGGAAATCTGGTCTCCCTGGAGATCCTGGATGCCTCCAAGCGCGTGACAGACACACGGAAGATGGAGTTCCAGCTGACGGAGTAG
- a CDS encoding type II toxin-antitoxin system Phd/YefM family antitoxin, with protein MKKAKIGELKNNLSRYLDHVRGGGWVLVLDRDQPVAQLVPLQPTARGARGKEARLVRLERRGLIRRGAGGLPEWLGKRKPPRLRGSVLRDLLREREGGW; from the coding sequence ATGAAAAAGGCTAAGATTGGCGAGCTAAAGAACAATCTCTCCCGGTATCTGGACCATGTCCGCGGTGGCGGGTGGGTACTAGTGCTCGACCGGGATCAGCCCGTCGCCCAACTCGTTCCCTTGCAGCCGACCGCCCGTGGCGCGCGGGGTAAGGAGGCCCGGCTGGTACGACTCGAACGGCGGGGGTTAATTCGCCGAGGCGCGGGGGGCCTGCCGGAGTGGCTCGGAAAGCGAAAACCCCCGCGCCTTCGGGGTAGCGTGCTGAGGGACCTCCTGCGCGAGCGCGAGGGCGGTTGGTGA
- a CDS encoding ATP-binding protein: MEPWYKVALPRAEVREGRSFNPNEFAIALDQVVAGRGPEDYRDPKKFIARTYFTRALREHVGMVLRRLAGQTANTAPVLTLITQFGGGKTHTLTTLYHLAKSRQSIAETEGIASLLHDAGLAEIPKATVGVFVGNAWDPREGRETPWLDLAWQLAGAEGVRALGPTAKTTAPGTDALARLFEAAGGPVLILCDEVLNFMNRHRTMADGLYAFVQNLTVAMTGTTHGAAVLSLPRSPVEMTEWDLTWQEKLSKVVRRVAKDLIVGDETEVSEVIRRRLFETIGRDTAIKAVSRQYADWCFERRAQLPPEWTAVDTATTEAKAREFLRTRFEACYPFHPSTLSVFQRKWQGLPQYQQTRGTLAMLAQWVSLAARDGFMKARREALITLGSAPLDLLEFRSVVLGQLGEARLESAIDTDLVGQNSRARALDADTKGALRDIHRRVALAILFESSGGMVEKVAHLPELRFAIGEPEVETTSVDNAATALEAKAYYLRKVGTDGYRFGFQPRLKKVVNDRRASLGEEEVAKAVRALVRKEFERGASLPMFCFPPDGSEIVDTPRLTLIVLDPAQEWEPKGDIQGRVATWTRQRGGSDRLFPGALVWCAKRPGRDLRDKVELWLAWQRVHAELTEGLLGAEFDKNERAGVVAEVKEAEDEAQSEVWAEYRFVILADPGAPDGIRVLDLGPGHRSANETLCGRVITTLKSQNYLNESVGAGYIERKWPPAFKDSGAWPLSGLRQAFLNGSLTRLVDADAVLKGKILESILKGDFGLASGQQAGGGFSRAWFKEATSADEVVFDSQTYLLLPAVAQALKVAREQPVPPEPGGGVGVVVDGGPRPKEAPPEGPVAGVRRIHLRGSIPPEIWNRVGNRLVPKLRGGASLDISLGFDVEVQAASFNHLLNEIQQILSDLALSDRIQVETD; the protein is encoded by the coding sequence ATGGAGCCCTGGTACAAGGTTGCGCTGCCGCGCGCGGAGGTGCGCGAGGGCCGCTCGTTCAATCCGAATGAGTTTGCCATCGCGCTGGACCAGGTAGTCGCCGGGCGGGGGCCTGAAGACTATCGGGACCCGAAGAAGTTCATTGCCAGGACCTATTTCACGCGTGCCCTCCGCGAGCACGTTGGGATGGTACTCCGGCGGCTGGCTGGCCAGACGGCGAACACCGCTCCGGTGTTGACCCTCATTACCCAGTTTGGCGGTGGAAAGACCCACACCTTGACGACCCTCTATCACCTTGCCAAGAGCAGGCAATCGATCGCGGAGACGGAAGGCATCGCATCGCTTCTACACGATGCCGGCCTTGCGGAGATACCCAAGGCGACCGTAGGGGTTTTCGTTGGCAACGCGTGGGACCCGCGGGAAGGGCGGGAGACGCCCTGGCTTGACCTGGCATGGCAGCTGGCCGGCGCGGAGGGCGTGCGGGCGCTCGGGCCGACGGCCAAGACGACGGCGCCTGGTACCGACGCCTTGGCGCGTCTCTTCGAGGCTGCTGGTGGGCCGGTCCTGATCCTCTGCGATGAAGTGCTGAACTTCATGAACCGCCATCGGACAATGGCTGATGGCCTCTATGCGTTCGTACAGAACCTTACGGTAGCGATGACAGGCACAACCCACGGCGCGGCGGTTCTGAGCCTTCCCCGAAGTCCGGTCGAGATGACGGAGTGGGACCTAACCTGGCAGGAGAAGCTGTCGAAGGTGGTCCGCCGGGTGGCCAAGGATTTGATTGTTGGCGATGAGACCGAGGTGAGCGAGGTGATCCGCCGCAGGCTGTTTGAGACAATCGGCCGGGATACCGCGATCAAGGCCGTGTCGAGGCAGTACGCCGACTGGTGCTTCGAGCGGCGGGCGCAGCTTCCCCCCGAGTGGACGGCCGTCGATACGGCTACGACGGAGGCCAAGGCGAGGGAGTTCCTACGCACTCGCTTCGAGGCGTGCTATCCATTCCACCCGTCTACCCTCTCAGTCTTCCAGCGGAAGTGGCAGGGCCTCCCGCAGTACCAGCAGACGCGAGGGACCCTGGCGATGCTGGCCCAGTGGGTGTCGCTGGCCGCACGCGACGGGTTCATGAAGGCTCGCCGTGAGGCCCTGATTACCCTGGGGTCGGCCCCGCTGGACCTCCTGGAGTTCCGTTCGGTGGTGCTGGGGCAGCTAGGAGAGGCCCGCCTAGAGTCGGCGATCGACACTGATCTAGTTGGCCAGAACAGTCGTGCCCGTGCCCTGGATGCCGATACTAAAGGCGCCTTGAGGGACATCCACCGGCGGGTGGCCTTGGCCATTCTCTTCGAGTCGTCGGGGGGCATGGTGGAGAAGGTGGCGCACCTCCCCGAGCTGCGGTTTGCTATCGGCGAACCTGAGGTAGAGACGACCAGCGTGGATAACGCCGCCACCGCCCTGGAGGCCAAAGCCTACTACCTACGGAAGGTGGGCACTGACGGCTATCGCTTTGGCTTTCAGCCGCGGCTCAAGAAGGTGGTCAACGACCGGCGGGCATCACTGGGGGAGGAGGAAGTCGCCAAGGCGGTTCGAGCCCTGGTGAGGAAGGAGTTCGAGCGGGGAGCCTCATTGCCGATGTTCTGTTTCCCCCCCGACGGCTCCGAGATCGTCGATACCCCCCGGTTGACCCTCATCGTGCTGGACCCGGCACAAGAGTGGGAGCCGAAAGGAGACATCCAGGGACGGGTTGCGACATGGACTCGGCAACGAGGCGGATCAGACCGGCTATTCCCCGGCGCCCTGGTTTGGTGCGCGAAGAGGCCGGGGCGTGATCTGCGGGACAAGGTAGAATTGTGGCTGGCATGGCAGCGAGTCCACGCTGAGCTGACTGAGGGTCTCCTGGGAGCCGAGTTCGATAAGAACGAACGGGCGGGGGTTGTGGCCGAAGTGAAGGAAGCGGAAGACGAAGCTCAGAGCGAGGTATGGGCTGAATACCGTTTCGTGATTCTTGCAGACCCCGGCGCTCCAGATGGGATCAGGGTTCTCGACCTTGGACCAGGACATCGTAGCGCCAACGAAACCTTGTGCGGGCGCGTGATCACCACGCTCAAATCCCAGAACTACCTGAACGAGTCTGTGGGGGCGGGCTACATCGAACGAAAGTGGCCTCCCGCCTTCAAGGACTCTGGGGCGTGGCCGCTGTCCGGTCTCAGGCAAGCATTCCTCAATGGATCTTTGACCCGCCTAGTGGATGCCGACGCGGTCCTGAAAGGAAAGATCCTGGAGTCTATCCTGAAGGGGGACTTCGGTCTCGCCTCCGGCCAGCAAGCCGGGGGCGGCTTCTCCCGGGCTTGGTTCAAGGAGGCGACTTCGGCGGACGAGGTGGTCTTCGACAGCCAGACTTACTTGCTCCTCCCCGCGGTGGCCCAGGCGCTCAAGGTGGCCCGAGAGCAGCCAGTGCCCCCGGAGCCCGGCGGGGGAGTAGGGGTAGTCGTGGATGGGGGCCCAAGGCCCAAAGAAGCCCCGCCGGAGGGACCTGTTGCGGGTGTCCGCCGTATTCATCTCCGAGGATCAATCCCGCCCGAAATCTGGAACCGGGTGGGCAACAGGCTCGTTCCTAAACTTCGCGGCGGCGCAAGCCTTGACATCTCCCTGGGGTTCGATGTGGAGGTCCAGGCGGCGAGCTTCAACCATCTGCTCAACGAGATTCAGCAGATCCTCTCCGACTTGGCCCTGAGCGACCGCATTCAGGTGGAAACCGACTAA
- a CDS encoding PQQ-binding-like beta-propeller repeat protein translates to MIRRALLLLPFAGVLGGVGAPVAQTPEPRPGLDWALPAYDAQNTNASPQTAITRETVKALELKWIYQVPDNPFHQPDLSRAMGVQTTPLVVGGTVYVATNFNRLVAIDALTGRELWHFQVDVGTFPQKPWWGRVLSQRTLRYHAGMILMLASDCTLYAIDAKGGGVRWTIPETCRGVPGTRGRYFGNNAPAILGDLLFLRPGGGSIYGGRGFLAAYGLRTRSLRWRWFSVPPEGGDPGWNRDARRGNIPPYPGDWGTTDLIGGGTLWSLIAADPDTGLVYSTTGNPAPEFNAAVRPGPNLYSSSIVALRAATGELIWYYQSNPHDLTLHEPAWSLILATLPIQGVARKVVINGSKNSYVYVLDASTGQPVYEPIRVGLHQNTLNDNAGAGADMTATHEALVGKVVCPGPSGGIAHYPALADGILYVVSQTACGTVIHGSGDILHEELSYKGGKIEGYRWKVLDEPPHRSTLYAIDLATRTIRWEFEMPHRYQSAAVIVSGGVVYAVDRGGVFYALDAQTGRLLRRILFGGLGLSGASLGANSRGEMMLFVPVGGAEPFRTPTARRPGILAAFGLPEAGQ, encoded by the coding sequence ATGATCCGGCGGGCGCTCCTCCTCTTGCCCTTCGCTGGGGTCCTCGGAGGCGTCGGGGCTCCCGTCGCCCAGACGCCCGAGCCCCGGCCCGGGCTCGACTGGGCGCTTCCGGCGTACGACGCTCAGAACACGAACGCGAGCCCCCAGACGGCGATCACCCGGGAGACGGTGAAGGCGCTCGAGCTCAAGTGGATCTATCAGGTCCCCGACAACCCCTTTCACCAGCCCGACCTGAGCCGCGCCATGGGGGTCCAGACCACTCCCCTCGTGGTGGGGGGAACCGTGTATGTCGCCACCAACTTCAACCGTCTCGTCGCCATCGACGCGCTGACCGGCCGGGAGCTCTGGCACTTCCAGGTGGACGTCGGGACTTTTCCGCAGAAGCCCTGGTGGGGGCGCGTCCTCTCCCAGCGCACGCTTCGCTATCACGCCGGGATGATCCTGATGCTCGCCTCCGACTGCACCCTCTACGCGATCGACGCCAAAGGGGGCGGCGTGCGCTGGACGATTCCCGAGACCTGCCGGGGCGTGCCCGGAACCCGGGGCCGCTACTTCGGCAACAACGCTCCCGCCATCCTCGGAGATCTTCTCTTTCTCCGCCCCGGCGGCGGCAGCATCTACGGCGGGCGCGGCTTCCTGGCCGCCTACGGTCTCCGGACCCGCTCACTCCGGTGGCGCTGGTTCTCGGTGCCTCCCGAAGGCGGTGATCCTGGCTGGAACCGTGACGCCCGCAGGGGAAACATCCCGCCGTACCCGGGCGACTGGGGCACGACCGACCTGATCGGCGGCGGAACGCTCTGGTCGCTCATCGCCGCGGATCCCGACACCGGCCTCGTCTACTCCACCACCGGCAACCCGGCCCCGGAATTCAACGCGGCGGTCCGTCCCGGCCCGAACCTCTACAGCTCGTCCATCGTGGCGCTCCGCGCCGCCACCGGAGAGCTGATCTGGTACTATCAGAGCAACCCCCACGACCTCACCCTGCACGAGCCGGCTTGGAGCCTCATCCTGGCGACTCTGCCTATCCAGGGGGTAGCGCGGAAGGTGGTGATCAACGGGTCGAAAAACTCTTACGTATACGTCCTCGACGCCTCGACCGGACAGCCTGTGTACGAGCCCATTCGAGTGGGCCTTCACCAGAACACCCTGAACGACAACGCCGGGGCCGGGGCGGACATGACGGCGACCCATGAAGCCCTGGTCGGCAAAGTCGTCTGCCCCGGCCCGTCCGGAGGGATCGCGCACTACCCGGCCCTCGCCGACGGCATCCTCTACGTGGTGAGCCAGACCGCCTGCGGGACAGTGATCCACGGAAGCGGCGACATCCTCCACGAGGAGCTCTCTTACAAGGGCGGGAAGATCGAAGGCTACCGCTGGAAGGTGCTCGACGAGCCGCCTCACCGGTCCACCCTCTACGCCATCGACCTCGCCACGCGGACGATCCGCTGGGAGTTCGAGATGCCCCACCGCTACCAGAGCGCGGCGGTCATCGTAAGCGGTGGGGTCGTGTACGCCGTAGACCGGGGAGGGGTCTTCTACGCCCTGGACGCCCAAACAGGGCGGCTGCTCCGACGGATCCTCTTCGGCGGGCTCGGGCTCTCGGGGGCCTCGCTGGGAGCCAACTCCAGAGGGGAGATGATGCTTTTTGTCCCCGTCGGTGGCGCCGAGCCTTTTCGCACGCCGACCGCGCGCCGGCCGGGGATCCTTGCCGCGTTCGGCCTCCCCGAAGCCGGTCAGTAG